The proteins below are encoded in one region of Methylobacillus flagellatus KT:
- a CDS encoding PepSY domain-containing protein — protein sequence MKLFSMRNLHLWHRWLGIALGVLVLLWFISGVVMLFVAYPKLTPEERLPRLEAINTGLAHVAPAQVASMLGGEPDRLRLTMLSGRPLYHAFYQDQWHAIWADNGDKLSVGSEIIRASAQAFLPGASMRNMELIERDQWSISSSLNVYRPLYRVTFSSGDVLYLSSHTAEVVLDTSRSERAWNWLGSIIHWIYFTPLRFDHHQAWRQVVMWLSFPATAMSLIGIWLGIDRLRLRRRYKGGRMTPYRGWAKWHHISGLLAGILCVTWLFSGWISMKPFDMFAGRKLSTEESQHWAGSPHGPLPALPAKMDATDKIGEIEWIYFAGTPILLGLAQNRTWMLDAESGASLAPFATSAFATQASGMLPEARVKAVTRLENGDRYYYGKRMEAVSPVIRIDLDDASATSYYIDPATTRIVVSHDNRSRTYRWLFAALHRLDFAPLDNAEIPRWIVVILFSIGGTILTAAGMVMGWRRLTRA from the coding sequence ATGAAGCTATTCTCCATGCGCAATCTCCACCTCTGGCACCGCTGGCTGGGGATCGCGCTCGGAGTACTGGTGCTGCTCTGGTTCATTTCCGGGGTGGTCATGTTATTTGTCGCCTATCCCAAGCTCACTCCGGAAGAGCGGCTTCCGCGCCTGGAAGCGATCAATACCGGCTTGGCACATGTAGCGCCAGCCCAGGTGGCTAGCATGCTGGGCGGCGAGCCGGACCGACTCCGGCTGACCATGCTCAGTGGTCGGCCGCTTTACCATGCCTTTTACCAGGATCAATGGCATGCCATCTGGGCCGACAATGGGGACAAGCTCAGCGTTGGGTCAGAGATCATTCGCGCATCGGCGCAGGCTTTCCTCCCTGGCGCCTCTATGCGCAATATGGAATTGATCGAGCGTGACCAATGGTCGATCTCCTCATCGCTCAATGTCTATCGGCCCCTGTATCGTGTGACGTTCAGCAGTGGGGATGTGCTGTACTTGTCCAGCCACACGGCCGAGGTCGTGCTGGACACCTCGCGTAGCGAGCGCGCCTGGAACTGGCTGGGCTCCATCATCCACTGGATTTATTTCACGCCACTGCGTTTTGACCATCATCAAGCCTGGCGCCAAGTCGTCATGTGGCTCTCATTTCCCGCCACAGCCATGAGCCTGATCGGCATCTGGCTGGGCATAGACCGTCTGCGCCTTCGCCGTCGCTACAAAGGCGGCCGCATGACGCCCTACCGCGGCTGGGCCAAATGGCACCACATTTCCGGCCTGCTTGCAGGGATACTGTGCGTGACATGGTTGTTCAGCGGCTGGATCTCGATGAAGCCATTCGATATGTTCGCGGGCAGGAAGTTGAGCACGGAAGAATCGCAGCATTGGGCAGGAAGCCCACATGGGCCACTGCCGGCATTGCCAGCAAAGATGGACGCTACGGACAAAATTGGCGAGATCGAATGGATATATTTTGCGGGCACGCCCATCCTGCTCGGCCTTGCACAAAATCGCACCTGGATGCTGGATGCAGAAAGCGGAGCGTCGCTCGCCCCATTCGCAACATCAGCCTTCGCCACACAGGCGTCAGGCATGCTACCGGAAGCAAGGGTCAAGGCTGTCACACGGCTTGAAAATGGCGACAGGTATTACTACGGCAAACGGATGGAAGCGGTGTCCCCGGTCATCCGCATCGACCTGGATGATGCATCTGCGACCAGCTATTACATTGACCCGGCCACTACGCGCATCGTGGTATCACATGACAATCGCAGCCGTACCTATCGCTGGCTGTTTGCAGCATTGCACAGGCTCGACTTCGCACCACTCGACAATGCCGAGATCCCGCGCTGGATCGTCGTCATTCTGTTCTCGATCGGCGGCACCATCCTCACTGCCGCCGGCATGGTCATGGGCTGGCGCCGCCTTACTCGCGCCTAG
- a CDS encoding TonB-dependent receptor: protein MKSSNPILATVLMAVFSSGALAEDATLEEIQVNATSDKPGLNLKKQNNTGSRLGLTAKETPASVETLDIQTIRQRGDISIREAVTRTTGITDISTIGNGQSFSSRGFTGNNSVAQAEDGVRLMTGAGTLTYPSDAWGYERIEVLRGPASVLFGDGSAGGIINSVRKQPSRDASLEALVGAGSYGAYRAALGGTGAIGEIGAFRIDASVLGGNGYISRGDYDSKKLMTSFSFAPTDNLKIGFTLDHAEDSPTANLGSPLINGHLSRSLRSRNYNVADNKLDFVDSRARAKIEWEISPQLTFRNESYWFKSDREWRNAEAFMFQPATHTVRRSSFTAIEHAQKQIGNRAELISQQDWFGHQNRFSAGWEIMRSEFQHRNIHGNSSATDTIPAAGFNPGLFISLNPVTRNYDGTIRQQAFFAEDAFSLTNRWKLIAGVRKEFIHTDSEDFRNAANEVRDNFSPVTWRLGTIFDTSENTSIYGQISRGTDPVTNLLGLNLDNARFSLTRSRQAEIGIKQSLESIKGEWTLALYHIAKDDIITRDPVTPSTSIQGGSQSSRGIEFATTFYPVERWRVDFNATLLNARFDELREAVGSPASSVSRAGNTPLNVPEKVANAWVYYQAPAWEAGIGARYVGKRYANNANNVSLAGYTVYDASAAWHVNKQMTLRANIRNLTDKFYAALAYGSTQHIIGAPRQLEFTAEFRY, encoded by the coding sequence ATGAAAAGCAGCAACCCCATTCTGGCCACTGTCTTGATGGCCGTCTTTTCCAGCGGGGCGCTGGCGGAAGATGCCACGTTGGAGGAAATCCAGGTCAACGCAACATCCGACAAGCCTGGCCTGAACCTGAAAAAACAAAACAATACAGGTAGCCGGCTTGGCCTGACGGCAAAGGAAACGCCTGCCAGCGTTGAAACACTGGATATTCAAACCATTCGCCAACGTGGCGATATCTCTATTCGTGAGGCGGTCACGCGTACGACAGGCATCACCGATATCAGCACGATCGGCAATGGCCAGTCATTCTCTTCTCGCGGCTTTACCGGAAACAACTCGGTTGCCCAGGCCGAAGATGGGGTACGCCTCATGACAGGTGCCGGTACATTGACCTATCCTTCAGATGCATGGGGATATGAACGTATCGAAGTATTGCGAGGTCCAGCCTCAGTATTGTTTGGCGATGGTTCTGCTGGCGGCATCATCAACAGTGTGCGCAAGCAGCCCAGCCGGGATGCTTCCCTGGAGGCATTGGTAGGCGCCGGTTCTTATGGTGCATATCGGGCCGCATTAGGGGGCACTGGCGCCATTGGCGAAATTGGGGCTTTCCGTATTGATGCTTCCGTCCTGGGTGGCAATGGCTATATCAGTCGCGGAGATTACGACAGCAAGAAACTCATGACCTCTTTCTCGTTTGCTCCCACAGACAATCTAAAAATTGGCTTTACCCTGGATCATGCAGAAGACTCGCCAACCGCCAATCTTGGCTCGCCGTTGATCAACGGACATCTATCTCGTTCACTGCGTAGCAGAAATTACAATGTTGCCGACAACAAATTGGATTTTGTCGACTCGCGCGCACGTGCAAAAATTGAATGGGAAATCAGTCCTCAACTCACTTTCAGGAATGAAAGCTATTGGTTCAAGTCTGACCGTGAGTGGCGCAACGCCGAGGCATTCATGTTCCAGCCCGCCACCCATACCGTCAGGCGTAGCAGCTTCACCGCCATTGAGCACGCCCAGAAACAGATTGGGAATCGTGCGGAGTTAATCTCGCAACAAGATTGGTTTGGGCATCAGAATCGATTCTCGGCCGGCTGGGAAATCATGCGTTCGGAATTTCAACATCGCAACATTCATGGTAATAGCAGCGCTACTGACACCATTCCAGCTGCCGGATTCAATCCTGGGCTATTTATTAGCCTGAATCCAGTCACTAGAAATTACGATGGCACTATCCGACAGCAGGCATTTTTTGCTGAAGATGCATTCAGTCTGACAAACCGCTGGAAGCTGATCGCCGGGGTCAGAAAAGAATTTATCCATACCGATAGCGAAGACTTCAGAAATGCCGCCAATGAAGTCCGAGATAACTTCTCACCAGTGACTTGGCGTTTAGGTACCATATTCGATACTTCTGAAAATACGAGCATTTACGGGCAAATCAGCCGAGGCACAGACCCGGTTACCAACCTTCTGGGATTAAACCTGGATAACGCCAGGTTCAGCCTGACGCGATCTCGCCAGGCCGAAATTGGCATCAAGCAGTCACTGGAAAGTATCAAGGGAGAATGGACGCTGGCGCTTTACCATATCGCAAAAGATGACATCATCACACGCGATCCTGTCACGCCATCCACCTCTATCCAGGGAGGCTCGCAATCCTCTCGTGGTATTGAATTCGCAACTACCTTCTATCCCGTCGAACGCTGGAGGGTGGATTTCAATGCCACATTATTGAATGCGCGCTTTGATGAATTGCGCGAAGCGGTTGGCAGTCCAGCATCCTCGGTATCTCGTGCAGGCAACACCCCATTGAACGTCCCCGAAAAGGTCGCGAATGCATGGGTCTACTATCAAGCGCCTGCATGGGAAGCGGGCATAGGGGCGCGTTACGTAGGCAAGCGCTACGCAAACAATGCCAATAATGTTTCGCTTGCTGGCTATACCGTCTACGACGCCAGTGCAGCCTGGCATGTCAACAAACAGATGACACTGCGCGCTAATATCCGTAACCTAACGGACAAATTTTATGCAGCTTTGGCTTATGGCAGTACACAACACATCATCGGCGCACCGCGCCAGTTAGAATTCACCGCAGAATTCCGTTACTAA
- a CDS encoding RNA-binding S4 domain-containing protein gives MEFTLRDNYIELCNLLKLVGIAESGGQGKTMVTGGLVQVDGQPETRKTAKIRAGQVVECMGQRIVVLPHA, from the coding sequence ATGGAATTCACGCTGCGCGACAACTATATCGAACTTTGCAATTTGCTCAAGCTGGTCGGCATTGCCGAATCCGGCGGCCAGGGCAAGACCATGGTGACGGGAGGCCTGGTGCAAGTGGACGGCCAGCCTGAAACACGCAAAACTGCCAAAATCCGCGCGGGACAGGTAGTGGAATGCATGGGGCAGCGCATTGTTGTATTGCCTCATGCATGA
- a CDS encoding DUF4202 domain-containing protein has product MQVDARFGPAFTQAMQAFDARNAQDPNQTLVNGVAVPKELAYAQRMTEMLQRYRPDASEALQLAARCQHIERWTLPRDAYPMTKPGYHQWRRKLKQYHAEVAREIMQQAGYDEETILRVAALVSKEAPLADAEMQVLEDVVVMVFVEYYLEEFVGQHPEYDVPKWKDILRKTLRKVSKAGHQALLTQVKLPQALVPLIQEVMMEEGWL; this is encoded by the coding sequence ATGCAAGTCGATGCCCGATTCGGACCAGCATTTACCCAGGCAATGCAGGCCTTTGACGCACGCAATGCCCAAGACCCGAACCAGACGCTGGTCAACGGCGTGGCTGTGCCCAAGGAGCTGGCCTATGCCCAACGCATGACGGAGATGTTGCAGCGCTACCGCCCGGATGCCTCCGAGGCGTTGCAACTGGCCGCGCGTTGCCAGCATATCGAGCGCTGGACCTTGCCGCGCGACGCTTACCCGATGACCAAACCGGGCTATCACCAATGGCGGCGCAAGCTCAAGCAGTATCATGCCGAAGTGGCGCGTGAGATCATGCAGCAGGCTGGATATGACGAGGAAACGATACTGCGCGTGGCGGCCTTGGTCAGCAAGGAAGCGCCGCTGGCCGATGCCGAGATGCAGGTGCTGGAAGACGTGGTCGTGATGGTGTTCGTCGAGTACTACCTTGAAGAGTTCGTCGGCCAGCACCCGGAGTATGATGTGCCGAAATGGAAAGATATTCTGCGCAAGACCTTGCGCAAAGTATCCAAAGCCGGGCACCAGGCCTTGCTGACCCAGGTGAAGCTGCCCCAGGCGCTGGTGCCGCTGATCCAGGAAGTGATGATGGAGGAAGGCTGGCTGTGA
- the cobU gene encoding bifunctional adenosylcobinamide kinase/adenosylcobinamide-phosphate guanylyltransferase, which translates to MNAHDHHLILGGARSGKSAYAEKLAHESGLEVVYIATAQVYDNEFGHRVSQHQQRRPAHWQTVEVPHKLAEALQQQAAPGRCLLVDCLTLWLAQCICPECAPPEGVDWQHERATLLDTLPLLPGKILLVSNEVGMGIVPLGEINRRFQDEAGRLNQAVASICNKVSFIAAGLPLVLKG; encoded by the coding sequence ATGAACGCACACGACCACCACCTCATCCTTGGCGGCGCACGCTCAGGCAAGAGCGCCTATGCGGAGAAACTCGCCCATGAAAGCGGCCTGGAAGTGGTCTATATCGCCACGGCCCAGGTGTACGACAATGAATTCGGTCATCGCGTCAGCCAGCACCAGCAGCGCCGCCCTGCACACTGGCAAACCGTGGAAGTACCGCACAAACTGGCAGAGGCCTTGCAACAGCAGGCCGCGCCCGGCCGTTGCCTGCTCGTCGATTGCCTGACGCTATGGCTGGCCCAGTGCATCTGCCCGGAATGCGCGCCGCCCGAGGGTGTGGACTGGCAACACGAACGCGCCACCCTGCTTGATACGCTTCCACTACTGCCAGGAAAGATTTTGCTCGTGAGTAACGAAGTCGGCATGGGCATCGTGCCGCTGGGAGAAATCAACCGGCGATTCCAGGACGAGGCAGGCCGCCTCAATCAAGCCGTGGCTTCCATCTGCAACAAAGTCAGCTTTATTGCGGCTGGCCTGCCGCTGGTATTGAAAGGCTAG
- a CDS encoding cobalamin-binding protein, producing MKGPRRIACLTAEATEVLYLLGEQARIVGISGFTTRPAIARQEKPKISGFSTAKIEKILAVKPDLVLAFSNLQADIAADLVRAGVEVHVFNQRSVQGILDMVATLGALTHATDRAEALIAGLRQRMQQVAETASYLPTAPKVYFEEWNDPLISGVQWVAELIEMAGGRDCFADLSAYHSAKERIITDPDEVVRRQPDIIIGSWCGKKFQPEHVLARPGWHTIPAVQSGQVHEIKSADILQPGPSAILHGLPQLQTIMQRWGVSQAHSKHWS from the coding sequence ATGAAAGGTCCGAGGCGCATCGCCTGCCTGACGGCGGAAGCTACCGAAGTATTGTACCTGCTCGGTGAACAGGCCCGCATTGTGGGCATCTCGGGTTTCACTACCCGCCCTGCGATTGCGCGACAGGAAAAACCCAAGATTTCAGGATTCAGCACCGCCAAGATCGAGAAGATTCTTGCGGTAAAGCCGGACTTGGTACTGGCGTTTTCCAACCTGCAGGCTGACATTGCCGCCGATCTGGTGCGTGCCGGGGTGGAAGTGCATGTGTTCAACCAGCGCTCGGTACAAGGCATTCTGGACATGGTGGCGACGCTGGGGGCGTTGACCCATGCTACTGACCGTGCGGAGGCGTTGATCGCCGGGCTGCGCCAGCGAATGCAGCAAGTTGCCGAGACCGCGAGCTACCTGCCGACTGCGCCCAAGGTGTATTTTGAGGAATGGAATGATCCCTTGATCAGCGGCGTCCAGTGGGTGGCGGAACTGATCGAAATGGCGGGCGGCAGGGACTGCTTTGCCGATTTATCCGCTTACCATTCTGCCAAGGAGCGCATCATTACCGACCCAGACGAAGTGGTGCGGCGACAGCCAGACATCATCATCGGCTCGTGGTGCGGCAAGAAATTCCAGCCAGAACACGTGCTGGCAAGGCCGGGATGGCATACCATTCCCGCCGTGCAGTCCGGGCAAGTACATGAAATCAAGTCGGCCGACATCCTGCAGCCCGGCCCTTCCGCCATCCTGCACGGGCTGCCGCAATTGCAAACCATCATGCAGCGCTGGGGCGTGAGCCAGGCGCACAGCAAGCATTGGAGTTGA
- the bluB gene encoding 5,6-dimethylbenzimidazole synthase gives MPSNEFAFTEPEIAGVYRAIHQRRDMRHFKPGTIEPEILHKLLDAAHHAPSVGLMQPWRFIRITSDPIRQAIYDLVQEERMQTAHALGERESEFLRLKVEGIMQCSELLVAGLCDHRERYIFGRRTLPEMDLASVACAIQNLWLAARAEGLGMGWVSIFDPVKLAKLLNMPEGAKPIAILCLGHVDEFYKTPMLVEEGWAKERPLSELMMENAWTDSE, from the coding sequence ATGCCCAGCAACGAATTCGCCTTTACCGAGCCCGAGATCGCGGGGGTCTACCGTGCCATCCACCAGCGCCGCGATATGCGGCACTTCAAGCCCGGCACCATAGAGCCGGAAATCCTGCACAAGCTGCTGGATGCTGCGCATCATGCGCCTAGCGTCGGCTTAATGCAGCCATGGCGCTTCATCCGCATCACCAGCGATCCAATACGCCAAGCCATCTACGACCTGGTGCAGGAAGAGCGCATGCAGACTGCCCATGCGCTGGGTGAACGGGAATCCGAATTCCTGCGCCTGAAAGTAGAAGGCATCATGCAGTGCAGCGAGCTATTGGTGGCCGGCTTGTGCGACCACCGCGAGCGCTATATCTTCGGCCGCCGCACCTTGCCCGAGATGGACCTCGCTTCGGTTGCCTGCGCCATCCAGAACCTCTGGCTGGCAGCACGCGCAGAAGGATTGGGCATGGGCTGGGTGTCCATCTTCGACCCTGTCAAGCTAGCCAAGCTACTCAATATGCCCGAAGGCGCCAAGCCTATCGCCATTCTCTGCCTGGGCCATGTTGACGAGTTCTATAAAACCCCGATGCTGGTGGAGGAAGGCTGGGCCAAGGAGCGCCCCTTGTCGGAACTGATGATGGAAAACGCCTGGACAGACAGCGAATGA
- a CDS encoding DUF2149 domain-containing protein gives MSKANISKLRLRSRFDHDDEDPRASLVNLVDVMLVFACGLLAALSAGGQAMLVQPKEIEQGKEIEAPETTGSNVGSGYQAVGQVYRDPKTGKLVLIENPTIQP, from the coding sequence ATGAGCAAGGCCAACATAAGCAAACTACGCCTCAGGAGCCGCTTCGACCACGACGACGAAGACCCGCGCGCCAGCCTGGTCAATCTGGTAGACGTCATGCTGGTGTTCGCCTGCGGCCTGCTCGCCGCCTTGAGCGCTGGCGGACAGGCCATGCTGGTCCAGCCCAAGGAGATCGAGCAAGGCAAGGAAATCGAAGCGCCGGAAACCACCGGCAGCAATGTCGGCAGCGGCTACCAGGCGGTCGGGCAAGTCTACCGCGATCCCAAGACCGGCAAACTGGTATTGATCGAGAATCCGACAATCCAACCTTGA
- a CDS encoding MotA/TolQ/ExbB proton channel family protein: MSFELDTLHHAITWLLKPVIAILALSVIIAVLEAGLAMGERLFGLRAMRDSGNADAVVKLARHRLERADLLGRIPPMLGLMATIIPLGPGLAALGQGDPAQLAQAVTTAFDATVLGLIAGIIGLVIGKLRRRWYEDVLEVLEAQP, from the coding sequence ATGTCATTTGAACTCGACACCCTACACCATGCGATCACCTGGCTATTGAAGCCGGTCATCGCCATCTTGGCGCTCAGCGTGATCATCGCCGTGCTGGAAGCCGGGCTGGCCATGGGCGAGCGCCTGTTCGGCCTCCGGGCCATGCGTGACTCGGGCAATGCCGATGCGGTAGTGAAACTGGCCCGCCACCGACTGGAACGCGCCGACCTGCTCGGCCGCATCCCACCCATGCTCGGCCTGATGGCGACCATCATCCCGCTAGGGCCTGGCCTGGCCGCTCTCGGCCAAGGCGATCCGGCACAATTAGCGCAAGCGGTCACCACCGCCTTCGATGCCACCGTGCTGGGCCTGATCGCGGGCATCATCGGCTTGGTGATCGGCAAGCTGCGCCGCCGCTGGTACGAAGATGTGCTGGAAGTATTGGAAGCCCAACCATGA